A window of Cohnella herbarum contains these coding sequences:
- the hemG gene encoding protoporphyrinogen oxidase, with amino-acid sequence MEQRLRRVAVLGGGLTGLSAAFYLLKLSKERGENIEVTVIEGSNRLGGRVNTLRRDGYVIERGPDSFLARKLPMIELARELGIAVELTGTNPLAKKTYISLDGRLHPMPEGLTLGIPSDQEKFMRTDLVSEEGKLRALEDLSMAPEDDQGDETVGDFLERRMGKEMVERIFEPLLAGIHAGDLYRLGLQATFPQFKQMVREHGSLIAGTKEAQLDAARLKAEKEANSPAAAATNADSEPLPSSVFMTFRNGLSTVIEALEARIRADGCLIRMGSEVESLAPIPQPQSNVADHGTYRLNLSDGSALDADEVLFTLPAYATSELLSPHVDVSALTNIRYISVANVVLAYDEAGFNHDLDGSGFLVPRGEHRHITASTWTSSKWLHTAPKGKRLIRCYVGRAGAEQGVELNDAVLAGVVQRDLQDLTGLTATPEFVEITRLRHSMPQYPVGHVDAIASFRDNLSASLPGVLATGAAFGGVGLPDCVEQGKKAAEALLNYRKA; translated from the coding sequence ATGGAACAGCGATTACGCCGGGTGGCGGTGCTAGGCGGCGGATTGACCGGCCTTAGCGCCGCTTTTTATTTACTGAAGCTATCGAAGGAACGCGGGGAGAACATCGAGGTAACCGTCATCGAAGGATCGAACAGGCTGGGCGGCAGAGTGAACACGTTAAGACGGGATGGCTACGTGATCGAACGGGGGCCGGATTCGTTTCTCGCGCGCAAACTTCCGATGATCGAGCTCGCCAGGGAACTCGGCATTGCGGTAGAGTTGACGGGGACGAATCCGTTAGCGAAGAAAACTTATATTTCCTTGGACGGCCGGCTCCATCCGATGCCGGAAGGGTTAACGCTCGGTATCCCATCCGATCAGGAGAAATTCATGCGGACGGATCTCGTTTCCGAGGAAGGCAAGCTTCGCGCTCTCGAAGATTTAAGCATGGCGCCGGAAGACGATCAAGGCGATGAAACGGTCGGAGATTTCCTTGAACGCAGAATGGGCAAGGAAATGGTAGAACGGATTTTCGAACCGTTGCTCGCGGGCATCCATGCCGGCGATCTGTATCGATTGGGACTTCAAGCGACCTTTCCTCAGTTTAAGCAAATGGTCAGGGAGCATGGCAGCTTGATCGCGGGTACGAAAGAAGCCCAACTGGATGCGGCGAGATTAAAGGCGGAAAAAGAAGCGAATTCGCCCGCTGCGGCGGCAACAAACGCGGACTCTGAGCCTTTGCCGTCATCCGTGTTCATGACTTTCCGCAACGGGCTATCAACCGTAATCGAAGCGCTTGAGGCTCGAATAAGAGCCGATGGTTGCTTAATTCGGATGGGGTCCGAGGTAGAATCCTTAGCACCCATACCGCAGCCGCAATCGAACGTGGCAGACCATGGGACTTATCGGCTTAACTTATCGGACGGCAGTGCTTTGGACGCAGACGAGGTATTGTTTACGTTGCCGGCTTATGCGACGTCCGAACTGCTCTCGCCCCATGTCGATGTGTCGGCGTTAACGAATATACGGTATATTTCCGTCGCGAACGTTGTATTAGCCTACGATGAAGCGGGTTTTAATCACGATTTGGACGGTTCGGGTTTCCTCGTACCGCGAGGGGAGCACAGACATATCACGGCAAGCACATGGACTTCCTCGAAATGGCTTCATACCGCGCCGAAAGGCAAACGGCTCATACGGTGTTACGTTGGACGAGCCGGCGCCGAGCAAGGCGTCGAGCTGAACGATGCGGTGTTGGCCGGGGTCGTTCAACGCGATCTGCAAGATCTGACGGGGCTAACGGCAACGCCTGAATTCGTCGAGATCACGAGGCTTCGCCATTCCATGCCACAATATCCGGTCGGTCATGTGGACGCGATCGCGAGTTTCCGAGATAACCTAAGCGCGAGTTTGCCGGGGGTGCTAGCGACCGGCGCCGCGTTCGGCGGAGTGGGCTTGCCGGATTGCGTCGAGCAAGGAAAGAAAGCGGCGGAGGCTTTACTAAACTATCGGAAAGCCTAA
- a CDS encoding sensor histidine kinase has translation MNKGRAGLSGLWRNIRLPYKLILVYTPLILLPALAGIYYLTDSYTTSSKARTAEYATDLLSLMGQKIDDRMRSYEQLSKQIMTDGDLLKLVTTEPESKYDQFRMESIINEKLNVLWLGADQNSYIRSIKIETPTSMYTYGKNSIDHYGVQNPEYRQEIQTMRGGARWFPPESYNDGYTSFKAFRLGRTIRDEKLNELGTLTLVIRTESITDIFKQTKFQEDTALKLMDANGKGLVDNGISVDPGEKQLLSYSEDKIQNGWQLSVQLPLKQLYEPIYHTVRQALFIVLICILLGLVVTHLLALDLVIPIRRLMMNMKMGIKGVRPGKLKRFGGAIEVVEMNDTFISIMYEIEQLIDAVAKQEKKKKDAEIRVLQNQLSPHFLYNTLNSIRWMAMIQKQDNIKEMVDSLNTLLTYALRGSGDPVPLTDEIAILHSYVTIQQVRYQHFEFATEIPQHLEQVRVLKFLLQPLIENALIHGLAASDHPGEIKVSAYEEADSLKVTVSDNGVGMSADKRTEIVSGLSDPSRHFGLHSVNERIQLHYGHQFGLSIQSEQGKGTEITVNVPLRKTDETDETGERNDA, from the coding sequence ATGAATAAAGGCAGAGCAGGGCTTTCGGGCCTATGGCGGAATATCCGGTTACCTTACAAGCTGATTCTGGTCTATACTCCCCTGATCCTGCTTCCGGCATTGGCGGGAATCTATTATTTAACGGATAGCTATACGACTTCCTCGAAAGCTAGAACAGCCGAATACGCGACCGACCTGCTTAGCTTGATGGGGCAGAAAATCGACGATCGAATGCGAAGCTACGAGCAATTAAGCAAACAAATCATGACGGACGGGGATCTTCTTAAGCTGGTGACGACGGAACCGGAATCGAAGTACGATCAATTCAGAATGGAAAGTATCATTAACGAAAAATTAAACGTGTTATGGCTCGGCGCCGATCAGAACAGCTATATTCGCTCGATCAAGATCGAAACGCCGACTTCGATGTATACCTACGGTAAAAATTCAATCGACCATTACGGCGTGCAGAATCCGGAGTACAGGCAAGAAATCCAAACGATGCGGGGCGGGGCGAGATGGTTTCCTCCCGAATCCTATAACGACGGGTATACGAGTTTTAAAGCGTTCCGATTGGGACGTACGATTCGCGACGAGAAACTGAACGAGCTCGGTACGTTGACGCTTGTCATCCGAACCGAGTCGATAACGGATATTTTCAAACAAACGAAATTTCAAGAGGATACGGCGCTTAAGCTAATGGACGCGAACGGGAAAGGTCTCGTCGATAACGGAATTTCCGTAGATCCGGGAGAGAAACAACTATTGTCCTATTCCGAAGATAAGATCCAGAACGGTTGGCAGCTATCCGTACAATTGCCGCTGAAACAGCTATACGAGCCGATCTATCATACCGTGCGGCAGGCGCTCTTCATCGTTCTCATTTGCATTTTGCTTGGTTTGGTCGTGACTCATCTGCTGGCCCTCGATTTGGTCATTCCGATTCGCCGGTTAATGATGAACATGAAGATGGGCATCAAGGGGGTACGTCCCGGCAAGCTGAAGAGGTTCGGCGGAGCGATTGAGGTCGTGGAGATGAACGATACTTTCATTTCCATCATGTACGAGATCGAACAGTTGATCGACGCCGTGGCGAAACAAGAAAAGAAGAAGAAGGACGCCGAAATTCGCGTTCTTCAGAATCAATTATCCCCGCACTTCTTGTATAACACGCTGAATTCCATTCGTTGGATGGCAATGATCCAGAAGCAGGATAATATCAAAGAAATGGTCGATTCGTTAAATACCTTGCTTACCTATGCCTTGAGAGGATCGGGAGATCCGGTCCCGCTTACCGATGAGATCGCGATTTTGCATAGTTATGTCACGATTCAGCAAGTCCGATATCAGCATTTCGAGTTTGCAACGGAAATCCCGCAGCATCTGGAGCAGGTTAGAGTGCTTAAATTTCTGCTCCAGCCGTTGATAGAGAACGCGCTTATTCACGGATTGGCTGCGTCCGATCATCCGGGCGAGATTAAGGTATCCGCATACGAAGAAGCAGATTCGTTGAAGGTAACGGTAAGCGATAACGGAGTCGGTATGTCCGCGGACAAAAGAACAGAGATCGTCAGCGGGCTCTCCGATCCGAGCCGACACTTCGGATTGCATAGCGTCAATGAACGAATTCAGCTTCATTACGGGCATCAATTCGGATTGTCCATACAGAGCGAACAGGGCAAAGGCACGGAGATTACCGTAAACGTGCCGCTACGGAAAACGGACGAAACGGACGAAACGGGGGAACGAAACGATGCGTAG
- a CDS encoding AraC family transcriptional regulator: MSWEIGWENLSPIVSYANRLVCSPGYRFGPRIVHDHQFIWVAEGFGEAEIQGRKYAATSGDLFHYGPDVPHRFTADQAKPFVLFGLHFKTGGTIPAQGAVAYLQPTAVAEDYGLNRSNEWLIGSQQDSLRIPEYVRFPGSDAERLFESTVHCFQQSDPYHHLLNQANVVRLFSELRRVVRRQTETGSEQGRLMRKVQDLLKVKAAMPYDRAWLREWTNYHENHASSLFLKQYGMSPHEYFLERKLDLAKSLLADSDDSVGEIADRLAFGSVHYFSRLFKARIGYGPIAYRRISRTI, from the coding sequence ATGAGCTGGGAAATAGGCTGGGAAAACTTAAGTCCGATCGTGTCCTATGCCAATCGGCTTGTCTGTTCGCCAGGTTATCGATTCGGTCCGAGGATCGTTCATGACCACCAGTTTATCTGGGTTGCGGAGGGCTTCGGAGAAGCGGAAATCCAGGGGAGAAAATACGCGGCAACCAGCGGCGATTTATTTCATTACGGCCCCGATGTTCCCCATCGGTTTACGGCTGACCAAGCTAAGCCGTTCGTGCTCTTCGGACTGCATTTCAAGACGGGAGGAACCATTCCCGCGCAAGGCGCGGTAGCTTATCTCCAGCCGACGGCCGTTGCCGAGGATTACGGTCTTAATCGGAGCAACGAGTGGCTTATCGGCTCGCAGCAGGATTCGTTGCGAATTCCCGAATATGTCCGATTTCCTGGCTCGGACGCGGAGCGGTTATTCGAAAGTACCGTTCATTGCTTCCAGCAATCGGACCCGTATCATCATCTGCTGAATCAGGCGAACGTCGTTCGCCTGTTCTCGGAGCTGCGCCGTGTCGTTCGCCGGCAAACCGAGACGGGCTCCGAGCAAGGCAGGCTGATGCGGAAAGTGCAAGATCTGTTGAAAGTTAAAGCAGCCATGCCTTACGATCGGGCATGGCTGCGGGAATGGACGAATTATCACGAAAATCATGCCTCGTCTTTGTTTCTGAAGCAATACGGAATGTCTCCGCACGAGTATTTTCTCGAACGCAAGCTGGATCTGGCAAAGAGCCTGCTGGCCGATTCCGACGATTCGGTCGGCGAGATCGCGGACAGGCTTGCCTTCGGCTCCGTTCATTATTTCTCCCGCTTATTCAAAGCCCGGATCGGGTACGGCCCGATCGCTTACAGGCGTATAAGCAGGACGATCTAA
- the hemH gene encoding ferrochelatase, whose amino-acid sequence MSVTAKKAIGVLVMSYGTPESLDGVEAYYTHIRRGHPPSAEQLEDLTSRYQAIVGGVFPLRENTNGQVAALQRTLDSLAGEGTYACYQGLKHASPYIEDGVAAMAAAGITEAIGIVLTPQYSAMSVGGYMKRAQEEADKQGIAFKAVQEYHLHPQLIDALSKRVNDGLERLGDSREDSLVLFSAHSLPAKILEMNDPYADQLLATSAAVAKAAGVEKWQFTWQSAGQTGQPWLGPDILETLERLSAEGVKSVLVTPVGFVSDHLEVLYDIDIEARKFADARGIRLERIRMLNDDPQYMNALADSVIGAANGRTN is encoded by the coding sequence ATGAGCGTGACGGCCAAGAAAGCCATCGGAGTACTCGTCATGTCCTACGGGACTCCGGAAAGTTTAGATGGCGTGGAAGCTTATTACACCCATATTCGCAGAGGGCATCCGCCTTCGGCGGAACAATTGGAAGATCTCACGAGCCGATATCAAGCGATCGTCGGCGGCGTGTTCCCGCTTCGCGAGAATACGAACGGCCAAGTCGCTGCTTTGCAGCGTACGTTGGATAGCTTAGCCGGCGAAGGGACTTACGCCTGCTATCAGGGCTTAAAGCATGCTTCGCCTTACATAGAGGACGGAGTTGCGGCGATGGCGGCGGCAGGCATTACGGAGGCGATCGGCATCGTTCTGACGCCCCAGTACTCCGCGATGAGCGTCGGCGGCTACATGAAACGCGCGCAAGAGGAAGCGGACAAGCAAGGGATCGCCTTTAAGGCCGTTCAGGAATATCATCTGCACCCGCAATTGATCGATGCGTTAAGCAAACGAGTCAACGATGGATTAGAGCGGTTAGGCGATTCGCGTGAGGACTCATTGGTGTTGTTCAGCGCGCACAGCTTGCCTGCTAAGATTTTGGAAATGAACGATCCTTACGCGGATCAATTGCTTGCGACATCAGCGGCAGTGGCGAAAGCAGCAGGCGTCGAGAAGTGGCAGTTCACATGGCAAAGCGCTGGACAAACCGGACAGCCATGGCTTGGACCGGATATTCTCGAGACGTTGGAACGGCTAAGCGCCGAGGGCGTGAAATCGGTGCTCGTAACGCCCGTCGGGTTCGTATCGGATCACTTGGAAGTTTTGTACGATATCGATATCGAAGCCCGGAAGTTCGCGGATGCACGCGGAATACGTCTGGAAAGAATTCGCATGCTGAACGATGATCCTCAGTATATGAACGCTTTGGCGGATTCGGTCATCGGTGCGGCGAACGGGAGGACGAATTAA
- a CDS encoding phytanoyl-CoA dioxygenase family protein: protein MTLPSNTQLAVSNEFLNDIPALRKRLQEEGYLFFKGILDVHELTGIRTDMLVLASEYGYVKSGVPLEDGIYSGKPFPTSGKFETSPLYRRILDLPRFNAFGGNAVLSLLLSGLLDSEIQEHRRRIGRITFPGSLKNTTPPHQDYFYIKGTPDTYTCWIPAGDCPEELGGLAVMPGTNHLGMLVHEPMQGTGGHGVTHERCKQLGKPWLTADFKAGDLLLFHGHTLHKALDNRTEDRLRVSLEYRFQRKTDVIDPGSMQIHMNGAFEQ, encoded by the coding sequence ATGACTCTGCCATCGAATACGCAACTCGCGGTATCGAACGAATTTCTGAATGACATTCCCGCATTACGGAAGAGGCTGCAGGAGGAAGGCTATTTATTTTTCAAGGGAATCTTGGACGTACATGAGCTGACCGGGATCAGAACCGATATGTTGGTGCTGGCCAGCGAATACGGATACGTGAAATCCGGCGTCCCGCTGGAAGACGGTATTTATTCGGGCAAACCGTTCCCGACGTCCGGTAAATTCGAGACTTCGCCGCTATATCGGCGCATACTGGATCTCCCCCGGTTTAATGCATTTGGCGGCAATGCGGTGCTCTCCTTATTGCTTTCGGGTTTGCTGGATTCCGAAATTCAAGAGCACCGCCGAAGGATCGGAAGAATTACGTTTCCCGGGAGCTTGAAGAACACGACTCCGCCGCATCAGGATTACTTTTACATTAAGGGAACTCCGGATACGTATACGTGCTGGATTCCGGCAGGCGATTGCCCGGAAGAGTTAGGCGGGCTCGCCGTCATGCCGGGTACGAATCATCTGGGCATGCTGGTTCATGAGCCGATGCAAGGGACGGGGGGACATGGGGTCACCCATGAAAGATGCAAACAACTCGGAAAGCCATGGCTAACGGCGGATTTCAAAGCGGGGGATTTGCTTCTCTTTCACGGGCATACGCTTCATAAGGCATTGGACAATCGGACGGAAGATCGGTTAAGAGTGTCGTTAGAATACCGGTTCCAACGCAAAACGGACGTCATAGATCCCGGCTCCATGCAGATTCATATGAACGGAGCTTTCGAGCAATAG